Proteins co-encoded in one Cytophaga hutchinsonii ATCC 33406 genomic window:
- a CDS encoding polyprenyl synthetase family protein — translation MLLTTERLTKDISKAISKAEFGKEPTELYEPIRYIMDLGGKRMRPLLTILSNYIFTEDTNNVMNAAIAVEVFHNFTLMHDDIMDNAPLRRGKATVHAKWNTNIAILSGDVMLVEAYKQLMTIDEKYLKQVLDRFNETAAGVCEGQQFDMNFESLPTISVDDYINMIRLKTAVLLGFSMELGGILGDADEKSCTYLNTVGISAGIGFQLKDDLLDVYGDAATFGKQVGGDILANKKTFLLIRALEKAAGKTKKDLEKLLTDKTISDKAKIEGVTNIYDQLGIKEETEALIQQHFNTAIESLGKVKGSIFRKHYIKDYLLALIGREQ, via the coding sequence ATGTTACTTACTACGGAACGATTAACCAAAGACATTTCAAAAGCTATTTCAAAAGCTGAATTTGGTAAAGAACCCACAGAACTATACGAACCGATCCGATACATTATGGATTTAGGAGGAAAGCGCATGCGCCCGCTCCTGACCATTCTGTCTAATTATATCTTCACCGAAGATACGAATAACGTTATGAATGCTGCCATTGCGGTTGAAGTGTTCCACAATTTTACGCTCATGCACGATGATATCATGGACAACGCTCCCTTGCGCAGAGGAAAGGCAACCGTGCATGCAAAATGGAATACCAACATCGCAATCCTTTCCGGTGATGTAATGCTGGTTGAAGCATACAAACAATTGATGACCATTGATGAGAAATACCTGAAACAGGTGCTGGATCGTTTTAACGAAACAGCTGCAGGTGTTTGTGAAGGACAGCAGTTTGATATGAATTTTGAATCGCTGCCTACTATTTCGGTTGATGATTATATTAACATGATCCGCCTGAAAACTGCTGTGTTATTAGGTTTCAGCATGGAGCTTGGCGGTATTCTTGGAGATGCGGACGAAAAAAGCTGTACGTATTTAAACACGGTTGGAATCTCTGCCGGCATTGGGTTTCAGTTAAAAGATGATCTGCTGGATGTGTATGGTGACGCTGCTACCTTTGGTAAACAGGTTGGCGGTGATATCCTTGCAAACAAAAAAACGTTTTTACTGATCCGTGCGCTTGAAAAAGCAGCAGGCAAAACAAAGAAAGATCTGGAAAAGCTATTGACGGATAAAACCATTTCAGACAAGGCTAAGATTGAAGGTGTAACCAATATCTACGATCAGTTAGGCATTAAAGAAGAAACGGAAGCATTGATTCAGCAGCATTTTAATACAGCTATTGAGTCACTGGGCAAAGTAAAAGGATCTATTTTCCGCAAACATTATATTAAAGATTACCTGCTTGCACTCATTGGCCGCGAACAATAA
- the rnr gene encoding ribonuclease R gives MRKKTTTTEQSDTKGGESLRSKTTKFFNNSRKNPFSYKELIKKLHLVRDKDKKALKDVLEDLVREGILAKDKSGLYSNAGSSGGESLVTGRVDFVNARFAYVIPEGEKADNDIWISSNKMSGALDGDIVRVAVYKKSGGGNKGTKSAEGEIVEIVERKRTSFVGRIEVSARHAFVVPDGRKMHVDIFIPKEHINGAKTGEKVLVDITAWPTRDEKSPTGKVTEVLGMAGENETEMHAILAEFGLPYEFPNQVIKAAQDITAETSEAEIKKRRDMRGTTTFTIDPEDAKDFDDAISFKYLDNGNWEIGVHIADVSHYVQPGDTLDKEAYRRATSVYLVDRCVPMLPERLSNELCSLRPNEDKLTFSAIFEIDADAKVLDEWFGRTIIHSTRRFSYEQAQEVIETQQGDLVKELTILNTLAKKMRAQRFKEGAISFETVEVKFQLDAKGKPLAVVPKVRKDAHKLIEEFMLLANKRVAEFVFNLRKGKGTSNTMVYRTHDAPNPEKLASLATFAKRFGHKVELDDENAIAKNLNKLSDEVEGKPEQNVLQSLAIRTMSKAIYSIEPDMHFGLAFKHYSHFTSPIRRYPDVMAHRLLQHYLDGGKSADKEYYIEACEHSSAQEKLAAEAERSSIKFKQVEFMQSSIGKEFEGIVSGVTEFGMFVEIVETKCEGMVRLADMDDDFYEVDTDNYRIVGKRNKRMITLGDSVQVIVKSTNLERRTIDLELVKNSDGNRDVNRDALDFSDARKPSKR, from the coding sequence ATGAGAAAAAAAACAACAACAACAGAACAAAGCGACACAAAAGGCGGAGAAAGCCTTAGATCAAAAACAACCAAATTTTTTAATAACAGCAGAAAGAATCCTTTCAGCTATAAAGAATTAATCAAAAAACTTCATCTCGTTCGCGATAAAGATAAAAAAGCACTGAAAGATGTGCTCGAAGATCTTGTACGTGAGGGTATACTTGCAAAAGATAAAAGTGGCCTGTATAGTAATGCCGGCAGCAGCGGCGGCGAAAGTCTGGTCACGGGTCGTGTTGATTTTGTCAACGCGCGTTTCGCTTACGTAATTCCTGAAGGAGAAAAAGCAGACAACGACATCTGGATCAGCAGCAATAAAATGAGCGGCGCACTTGATGGTGATATTGTACGGGTAGCTGTTTATAAAAAAAGCGGCGGCGGCAATAAAGGTACAAAAAGTGCTGAAGGTGAAATTGTAGAAATTGTAGAACGCAAGCGTACCTCATTCGTAGGCCGTATTGAAGTATCGGCGCGCCATGCCTTTGTGGTGCCCGACGGCCGCAAGATGCACGTAGATATTTTTATTCCGAAAGAACACATCAACGGAGCCAAAACCGGCGAAAAAGTTTTGGTGGATATTACTGCCTGGCCGACACGCGATGAAAAAAGCCCTACGGGAAAAGTTACCGAAGTGCTTGGTATGGCAGGTGAAAACGAAACGGAGATGCACGCCATCTTAGCAGAATTCGGTTTGCCGTATGAATTCCCGAATCAGGTTATTAAAGCTGCGCAGGACATAACAGCTGAAACATCAGAAGCTGAAATCAAGAAACGCCGTGACATGCGTGGAACTACAACATTCACCATTGACCCGGAAGATGCCAAAGATTTTGATGATGCCATTTCATTCAAATATCTTGACAATGGCAATTGGGAAATAGGTGTACACATTGCCGATGTATCACATTATGTACAGCCTGGCGATACGCTCGATAAAGAAGCATATCGACGAGCCACCTCTGTATACCTGGTAGACCGTTGCGTACCTATGTTACCGGAGCGGCTCTCAAATGAATTGTGTTCATTAAGACCCAACGAAGATAAATTAACCTTCTCTGCTATCTTTGAAATTGATGCCGATGCAAAAGTGCTGGACGAATGGTTCGGAAGAACCATCATTCACTCTACCCGTCGTTTCAGCTATGAGCAGGCGCAGGAAGTAATCGAAACACAGCAGGGAGATCTGGTAAAAGAATTAACCATACTGAATACACTTGCAAAGAAGATGCGTGCACAACGCTTTAAAGAAGGCGCTATCAGCTTTGAAACCGTTGAAGTAAAATTCCAGCTGGATGCAAAAGGCAAACCGCTGGCCGTTGTTCCTAAAGTGCGTAAAGATGCTCATAAACTGATTGAAGAATTTATGCTGCTTGCCAATAAGCGTGTAGCCGAGTTTGTATTCAATCTGCGCAAAGGCAAAGGCACATCCAATACCATGGTGTATCGTACGCACGATGCGCCAAACCCTGAAAAGCTGGCTTCGCTTGCAACCTTTGCAAAACGTTTCGGACACAAAGTTGAGCTGGACGATGAAAATGCGATTGCAAAAAACCTCAATAAATTAAGCGATGAAGTTGAAGGTAAGCCGGAACAGAACGTTTTGCAGAGTTTAGCGATCCGGACCATGTCTAAAGCCATCTACAGCATTGAGCCGGATATGCACTTTGGTCTGGCATTCAAACATTACTCCCATTTTACCTCTCCGATCCGCCGTTACCCGGATGTGATGGCGCACCGTTTACTGCAGCATTATCTGGATGGCGGTAAATCTGCCGATAAAGAGTATTACATTGAAGCTTGTGAGCATTCTTCGGCACAGGAAAAACTGGCGGCAGAAGCAGAGCGCAGCTCGATCAAATTCAAACAGGTTGAATTTATGCAAAGCAGTATCGGAAAAGAGTTTGAAGGTATTGTGTCTGGTGTAACAGAGTTTGGTATGTTTGTAGAAATTGTTGAAACCAAATGCGAAGGTATGGTACGCCTGGCAGACATGGATGATGATTTCTATGAAGTTGACACCGACAACTACCGGATCGTTGGTAAAAGAAATAAACGGATGATCACCTTGGGTGATTCTGTTCAGGTAATTGTTAAATCTACCAACCTTGAGCGCAGAACAATTGATCTGGAATTAGTAAAAAACAGTGATGGAAATAGAGACGTAAACAGAGACGCCCTGGATTTCAGCGATGCACGTAAACCATCAAAACGATAA
- a CDS encoding ABC transporter ATP-binding protein, producing the protein MQAEGEKVEQDFLLKVSNLSTHFRTERGIVKAVDNVSFTLKRGETIGIVGESGSGKSVTALSLMQLIPNPPGKIANGTIEFNHPQKGIIDLVTLDKQEMQQERGNSISMIFQEPMTSLNPVFTCGDQVMEAIQLHQNVSKQEAKKRTIELFQKVELPRPEAIFDSYPHQISGGQKQRVMIAMAMSCNPSVLIADEPTTALDVTVQARILELMQQLRDENNMGILFITHDLGVVAEIADKVIVMYQGKIVEQGTVYEIFSNPQHPYTKGLLACRPKLDLHLKVLPVVSDFMEIDVHGKFLEKERKFSSIGEAILFNYVSDEDIIDRNKALAVLEPQLKIKNLKTWFPIKKGFLNKTVDYVKAVDDVSFNVFPGETIGLVGESGCGKTTLGRSILRLIDPSEGSIEFEGVNILDLNEKELRNLRKDIQIIFQDPYSSLNPRMTIGEAIIEPMRINNILDTDFARKKRAIELLERVNLNRKQFNRYPHEFSGGQRQRICIARALALNPKFIICDESVSALDVSVQAQVLNLLNELKEEFNFTYIFISHDLSVVKFMSDRIIVMNKGKIEEMGYAEDIYHNPQTEYTKRLIHSIPKGNLEDILRAQLKRKNKV; encoded by the coding sequence ATGCAGGCAGAGGGTGAAAAAGTAGAACAGGATTTCCTACTAAAAGTAAGTAATCTCAGCACGCATTTCCGTACTGAAAGAGGAATTGTTAAAGCTGTAGACAATGTCAGTTTTACACTTAAGCGTGGTGAAACCATTGGTATCGTTGGCGAATCCGGCTCCGGTAAATCTGTTACTGCATTATCTCTGATGCAATTGATCCCGAACCCACCGGGTAAAATTGCAAATGGTACGATCGAATTCAATCATCCGCAAAAAGGTATTATTGATCTGGTGACACTGGATAAACAGGAAATGCAGCAAGAACGGGGCAACTCGATTTCCATGATTTTCCAGGAACCGATGACTTCACTGAACCCGGTATTTACCTGCGGGGATCAGGTTATGGAAGCCATACAATTGCACCAGAACGTATCCAAACAGGAAGCAAAAAAACGAACCATCGAACTTTTCCAGAAAGTGGAACTGCCCCGACCGGAAGCTATTTTTGATTCTTACCCGCACCAGATTTCAGGCGGACAGAAACAACGTGTCATGATTGCCATGGCCATGTCCTGCAATCCTTCCGTGTTAATTGCTGATGAACCTACAACGGCACTTGATGTTACTGTTCAGGCACGTATCCTAGAATTGATGCAGCAGTTACGGGATGAAAACAATATGGGCATTTTATTTATCACGCATGATTTGGGCGTGGTAGCTGAGATTGCCGATAAAGTAATTGTTATGTACCAGGGCAAAATTGTAGAGCAGGGCACTGTATATGAAATCTTCTCTAACCCGCAGCACCCGTATACAAAAGGCTTGCTGGCATGCCGGCCTAAACTGGATCTGCATCTGAAGGTATTACCTGTGGTGTCTGATTTTATGGAAATAGACGTGCATGGGAAATTCCTTGAAAAAGAACGTAAGTTTTCTTCCATTGGTGAAGCCATTTTATTCAACTACGTTTCAGACGAAGATATTATAGACCGGAACAAGGCCTTAGCCGTGCTTGAACCGCAATTAAAAATTAAAAATCTTAAAACGTGGTTCCCGATCAAAAAAGGTTTTTTAAATAAAACCGTTGATTATGTAAAAGCTGTAGATGATGTTTCCTTCAATGTATTTCCGGGAGAAACGATTGGCCTGGTTGGAGAATCCGGTTGCGGTAAAACCACCCTGGGGCGCAGTATCCTGCGTTTGATCGATCCTTCAGAAGGTTCAATTGAATTTGAAGGCGTAAACATTTTAGATTTAAACGAAAAAGAATTACGAAACCTGCGGAAAGATATCCAGATCATTTTCCAGGATCCGTACTCTTCCTTAAACCCACGTATGACCATCGGTGAAGCCATTATTGAACCGATGCGTATCAATAACATTTTAGACACGGATTTTGCCCGTAAAAAACGTGCTATTGAGTTATTGGAACGTGTAAACCTGAATCGTAAACAGTTCAACCGTTATCCGCATGAATTTTCCGGCGGTCAGCGTCAGCGTATCTGTATTGCACGCGCACTGGCCTTAAATCCGAAATTCATTATATGCGATGAATCTGTATCCGCGCTTGATGTGTCCGTTCAGGCACAAGTGCTAAATTTATTGAACGAATTAAAAGAAGAATTCAATTTTACCTATATCTTTATATCACATGATCTTTCGGTGGTCAAATTTATGTCAGACCGGATCATTGTAATGAATAAAGGTAAGATTGAAGAAATGGGGTATGCTGAAGATATTTATCATAACCCACAAACCGAATATACTAAACGACTTATTCATTCTATACCTAAAGGGAACCTGGAAGATATTCTTCGGGCCCAGTTAAAACGAAAGAACAAAGTCTGA
- the lipB gene encoding lipoyl(octanoyl) transferase LipB, which translates to MHKNTNKSVLVEDLGLIDYQQAWDYQTQLFNSTIEKKLALRDLPEDEQVAPGNFLIFCEHPHVYTLGKSGKREHLLISEAQLQHAQAAYYEINRGGDITYHGPGQLVGYPIFDLDNFFTDIHKYLRYIEEAIILTLADFNIVAGRIDGLTGVWIESDNPLKARKICAMGVKASRWVTMHGFALNVQPDLTYFKNIVPCGIDDKAVTSIEQELNTTVSMQAVKDYLLKHLTALFELHIENTTHTT; encoded by the coding sequence ATGCATAAAAATACAAACAAAAGCGTATTAGTAGAAGATTTAGGCCTGATTGATTACCAGCAGGCCTGGGATTATCAGACACAGCTTTTCAATTCCACTATTGAAAAAAAACTTGCCCTACGTGATTTGCCCGAAGATGAGCAGGTTGCGCCGGGTAATTTCCTGATTTTCTGCGAGCATCCGCATGTATATACGCTTGGCAAAAGCGGAAAAAGAGAACATTTACTGATCTCAGAAGCACAATTGCAGCATGCTCAGGCAGCATATTATGAAATAAACCGCGGCGGTGATATCACCTACCATGGTCCGGGCCAATTGGTTGGTTACCCGATCTTTGATCTGGATAATTTCTTTACAGATATTCATAAATACCTGCGTTATATTGAAGAAGCAATCATCTTAACCCTGGCAGATTTTAATATTGTGGCGGGCCGTATCGATGGACTTACAGGTGTTTGGATAGAATCTGACAACCCTTTAAAAGCACGAAAAATATGTGCCATGGGTGTGAAAGCAAGCCGCTGGGTAACCATGCATGGCTTTGCATTAAACGTTCAGCCGGATTTAACTTATTTTAAAAATATTGTACCTTGTGGTATTGATGATAAAGCAGTAACATCAATTGAACAGGAATTAAATACTACTGTATCCATGCAGGCGGTAAAGGATTATTTATTAAAACACCTCACCGCACTGTTTGAACTGCATATTGAAAACACAACACATACAACATAA
- a CDS encoding YraN family protein, whose amino-acid sequence MEHIQKGIAGEQKACAFLEQQGYKIIEKNLRIGKGEIDLIAVHNNCMCFIEVKYRKHNRYGFPEEFVTQKKLLKIQETAEAYIYTVNWQGRIRFDVVAITGEELPVHLMDVTL is encoded by the coding sequence ATGGAGCATATACAGAAGGGAATAGCCGGCGAGCAGAAGGCGTGTGCTTTCCTGGAACAGCAAGGATACAAAATCATTGAAAAAAATCTGCGGATCGGTAAAGGTGAAATCGATCTGATCGCCGTGCACAACAATTGCATGTGCTTTATAGAGGTTAAATACCGCAAGCATAACCGCTACGGGTTTCCGGAAGAGTTTGTAACACAAAAAAAATTATTGAAGATCCAGGAAACAGCGGAAGCCTATATTTACACGGTAAACTGGCAAGGGAGAATACGCTTTGATGTTGTTGCCATAACCGGAGAAGAGCTGCCGGTACATTTAATGGATGTAACACTTTAA
- a CDS encoding type I phosphomannose isomerase catalytic subunit produces the protein MSSTLYPLRFKTIFKDKIWGGSKIKTVLGKDFAPLPNCGETWELSAVAEEPSVIENGAFAGMDLNALVKKHGAELLGKKNFERFGTEFPLLIKFIDANADLSIQVHPDDALAKERHKCSGKTEMWYILAADEAARLNVGFNKAVTKEEYLDYLNKGKITDILHYENVDAGDVFHLPAGRIHYIGKGILLAEIQQTSDITYRIYDFDRKDAKGNKRELHTDLALDAIDFSVSDTYKTNYTYEENIPVTLVDCPYFTTDLFVLTDEIELDYSETDMFRIFMVVEGDVMMTTGNNTSELLTFGDVVLIPASVKELLFSPLGAVKLLEVYIQ, from the coding sequence ATGAGCAGCACATTATATCCCTTACGATTTAAAACAATTTTTAAAGATAAGATCTGGGGCGGATCTAAAATCAAAACCGTATTGGGAAAAGATTTTGCTCCGCTGCCAAACTGTGGTGAAACCTGGGAGTTGTCTGCTGTTGCCGAAGAACCATCTGTGATAGAGAACGGTGCGTTTGCAGGTATGGATCTGAATGCTTTGGTAAAAAAGCATGGCGCTGAATTATTGGGAAAGAAAAATTTTGAACGTTTCGGAACAGAGTTCCCATTGCTTATAAAATTTATTGATGCAAATGCAGACCTGAGTATTCAGGTACATCCGGATGATGCACTGGCAAAAGAACGGCATAAATGTTCCGGTAAAACAGAAATGTGGTACATACTAGCAGCCGATGAGGCAGCCCGTTTAAATGTAGGATTTAACAAAGCGGTTACTAAAGAAGAATATTTAGACTACCTGAATAAAGGAAAGATCACAGATATTCTGCATTATGAAAATGTAGATGCAGGTGATGTGTTTCATTTGCCGGCAGGCCGTATTCACTACATTGGTAAAGGTATACTGCTGGCTGAAATTCAGCAGACATCAGACATTACGTATCGCATCTATGATTTTGACCGCAAAGATGCAAAAGGAAATAAACGTGAACTGCATACCGATCTTGCCCTGGATGCAATTGATTTTAGTGTAAGCGATACCTATAAAACAAATTACACCTACGAAGAAAATATTCCGGTAACACTGGTTGATTGTCCGTATTTTACAACAGACCTGTTTGTTCTTACAGATGAAATCGAACTGGATTATTCGGAAACGGATATGTTCCGCATCTTTATGGTTGTGGAAGGAGATGTGATGATGACAACAGGTAATAATACTTCTGAACTCCTTACGTTTGGCGATGTCGTGTTAATCCCGGCATCTGTTAAAGAATTGTTATTTTCTCCGTTGGGAGCTGTAAAATTACTGGAAGTATATATTCAGTAA
- a CDS encoding pyridoxamine 5'-phosphate oxidase family protein has translation MKEEQNQDVSKLVDLVKDVRSCMLITIEKYTDILAGRPMGISKIEEDGTMWFFTKTTSQKVDEIEQNSQISLAIMSESKNIYLMINGTADLSYDYGKMKELWNPAMKAWFPEGLEDPDMMLIKVTPSEARYWDSSASKMIVALNMVKAIVTGKEYNEGTHGKIRL, from the coding sequence ATGAAAGAAGAACAAAACCAGGACGTAAGCAAACTTGTAGATCTTGTAAAAGATGTGCGAAGCTGCATGCTTATTACCATTGAAAAATATACAGATATTCTTGCCGGTAGACCTATGGGTATTTCTAAAATTGAAGAAGATGGCACCATGTGGTTCTTTACGAAAACAACGTCTCAGAAAGTAGATGAGATTGAGCAGAACAGCCAGATTTCATTGGCGATCATGAGCGAAAGTAAAAACATTTATTTAATGATCAACGGCACAGCTGACCTCTCGTATGATTACGGAAAGATGAAGGAGCTCTGGAACCCGGCTATGAAAGCATGGTTTCCGGAAGGTCTTGAAGATCCGGATATGATGCTGATCAAGGTTACGCCGTCAGAAGCTAGATACTGGGACAGCAGTGCAAGCAAAATGATTGTTGCATTAAATATGGTAAAAGCCATAGTAACCGGTAAAGAATACAACGAGGGTACGCACGGAAAAATCCGTTTGTAA
- a CDS encoding sterol desaturase family protein: protein MFQSIVDTIHQLQGDYKFDDPIAAYGVIAFVLLIGLEIVLSLKYDPELYQWKDFGASVSMGAGSVIVAVFAKILSFAMFIGVYKLFNTPVNPAEGYNFFEPNSVNIFGWASFGMAWYIFLICQVCDDFNYYWYHRLSHTIRCLWAAHIVHHSSDNFNLGSGIRNGWVTLIYKPIFWLWLPAIGFSPVMVMICLSIQSLWQFQLHTKFMPYLGFFEKFMNTHKQHQVHHAQNIEYMDKNHGGYLNIFDKIFGTHEVLDDKNIEIKFGVVHPPHSYNPLIILGHEYRDIWNDVKSTPNWGHKFMYIFGPPGWMPGDFSQTAKALQREIKRQKEEAKKAASQQAVA from the coding sequence ATGTTTCAATCAATTGTAGACACCATTCACCAACTTCAGGGTGATTATAAATTCGATGATCCAATAGCAGCCTATGGGGTTATAGCGTTTGTATTACTTATTGGGCTTGAAATTGTGCTTAGCTTAAAATATGACCCGGAATTGTACCAGTGGAAAGATTTCGGCGCCAGCGTATCTATGGGAGCCGGTTCTGTTATTGTTGCCGTATTTGCTAAAATTCTTTCTTTCGCCATGTTTATCGGCGTATATAAATTATTCAATACACCCGTTAATCCAGCCGAAGGATATAATTTCTTCGAACCCAACAGCGTAAATATTTTCGGCTGGGCTTCCTTTGGAATGGCCTGGTATATATTCCTGATCTGCCAGGTTTGTGATGACTTCAATTACTACTGGTATCATCGTTTAAGCCACACGATCCGTTGTCTGTGGGCTGCACACATTGTACACCATTCTTCTGATAACTTTAACTTAGGTTCTGGTATCCGCAACGGATGGGTAACATTGATCTATAAACCAATTTTCTGGTTATGGCTTCCTGCTATCGGCTTTAGCCCGGTTATGGTAATGATCTGCCTTTCTATTCAATCTTTGTGGCAGTTTCAATTACACACCAAGTTTATGCCGTATTTAGGTTTCTTCGAAAAATTCATGAATACCCACAAACAACATCAGGTTCACCATGCACAGAACATTGAATACATGGATAAAAACCATGGTGGTTACCTGAATATTTTCGATAAAATATTCGGTACACACGAAGTACTTGACGACAAAAACATTGAAATTAAATTCGGTGTAGTACACCCACCGCATTCCTATAATCCATTGATTATCTTAGGTCACGAATACAGAGACATCTGGAACGATGTGAAAAGCACGCCAAACTGGGGGCATAAATTTATGTACATCTTTGGCCCTCCGGGCTGGATGCCGGGTGATTTCTCTCAAACAGCAAAAGCATTACAAAGAGAAATAAAAAGACAAAAAGAAGAAGCTAAAAAAGCTGCTTCCCAACAGGCAGTCGCTTAA
- a CDS encoding glycoside hydrolase family 3 protein, producing MKFIFTSLLLSSSLLFIACKKPATVSSQQPVTKSVEQVAEESPVVKPKRPVYENVSLDEKIGQMIMIGINDRKSIAATDSVLIEIKSGKVGGIIMFEKNIAAANSAATLKKLISDLQASASTPLFMSIDEEGGKVHRLKEKYGFVPMPSAGYLGNLNNLDSTTYYTTNLAKELKELGFNLNYAPCLDLATNPNNPIIAKVGRSYSADPDLVSKQAAASINAHHTQGIKTIVKHFPGHGSSMSDSHLGIVDVTNQWNIIELMPYKTLIQSGTIDAVMTAHIINEHLDQSKLPGTLSKVVVTDLLRNMLGFTGVVFSDDMQMYAISKNYGQENAIKLSILAGVDVLVFGNNVSASDRIKASEIHAIIKKLVLSGDIPESRINEAYERILALKNKEIN from the coding sequence ATGAAATTCATTTTCACATCATTACTCCTATCCTCTTCCCTGTTATTTATTGCCTGTAAAAAACCGGCAACGGTGAGCAGTCAACAACCCGTTACAAAATCTGTTGAACAGGTGGCAGAAGAATCCCCGGTAGTAAAACCAAAACGTCCGGTGTATGAAAATGTATCACTGGATGAAAAGATCGGTCAAATGATCATGATCGGTATCAACGATCGTAAAAGTATTGCAGCCACTGATTCTGTTCTGATTGAAATTAAATCAGGGAAAGTTGGCGGCATTATTATGTTTGAAAAAAATATTGCCGCAGCCAACTCTGCCGCAACATTAAAAAAGCTGATTTCAGATCTGCAGGCAAGTGCTTCAACACCTTTATTCATGAGCATTGATGAAGAAGGCGGCAAAGTACATCGCTTAAAGGAAAAATACGGATTTGTACCCATGCCTTCTGCCGGTTATCTGGGCAATCTGAATAATCTTGATTCAACAACGTATTATACCACCAATCTTGCGAAAGAATTAAAAGAACTGGGCTTCAATTTAAACTACGCGCCATGTCTGGACCTGGCTACAAATCCCAATAATCCGATCATTGCAAAAGTTGGCAGAAGTTATTCTGCTGATCCGGATCTGGTTTCAAAGCAGGCAGCAGCGAGCATTAACGCGCATCATACACAAGGTATAAAAACAATTGTAAAACATTTTCCCGGCCACGGCAGCTCTATGTCTGATTCACACCTGGGAATTGTTGATGTAACCAATCAATGGAACATTATTGAACTGATGCCTTATAAAACATTGATCCAGTCGGGTACCATCGATGCGGTAATGACCGCGCACATTATTAACGAACACCTGGACCAGTCAAAACTTCCCGGCACGCTTTCCAAAGTCGTGGTTACAGATCTGCTGAGAAATATGCTTGGCTTTACCGGAGTTGTTTTTTCAGATGACATGCAAATGTATGCAATCAGTAAAAACTACGGACAGGAAAATGCCATTAAGCTATCCATTCTTGCAGGTGTTGATGTATTGGTTTTTGGTAACAACGTAAGTGCTTCAGACCGGATAAAAGCTTCCGAGATTCATGCTATCATAAAAAAACTGGTGCTTTCAGGTGACATACCCGAAAGCCGGATCAATGAGGCGTATGAGCGGATTTTAGCCTTAAAAAACAAGGAAATTAACTGA